One Gammaproteobacteria bacterium genomic window, GGGACGGCGCCGTACAGGCGCTGCTGGCGGGCGAGGACGTGGGGGCATTGCTGCGCGGCGAAGACTGCGCCCGCCAGGCGTCGCGGGTCGCTGCGCATCCCGCGGTGCGCCGCGCCCTGCTGGCGCGGCAGTTGCGGTTGCGGCGCCGGCCGGGGCTGGTGGCGGACGGACGCGACATGGGGACGGTAGTATTCCCGGACGCGCCGCTGAAGTTTTTTCTCACTGCGAGCGCCGGGGAACGCGCCCGCCGCCGCGGTAAACAGTTGAAAAGCATGGGAATGAATGTTAGTTTGCGGCACCTTACTGCGGAGATCGCGCGGCGAGACGAGCGGGACAGCCGTCGCACCGTCGCTCCGTTGCGGCCGGCGGACGATGCGGTAGTCGTGGATACTACCGGTCTGGACGAGGACGCAGTCTTCAAACGATGCGCGGGTCTGGCGGCGGAACGGTTCGGGCGCCCAAGGTTGCCGTAGAGGGGAAACAAAGTGGAAAATGCGAGGTTTACGAGGCGATGTCAGTAATATGAGCGAGAGTTTTGCGGAGTTGTTCGAGAGCAGCGGCCTGGCGGACGGGTTGCGTCCCGGCAGTATCGTCAGCGGCCGGGTGGAGCGGATCGGAGACGACATGGTAATGGTGGATGTGCGGCTGAAGTCCGAGGGCCGTATTCCTATCGAACAGTTCCAGGACGAGCGCGGCGAGCTGGAGGTGGCCGTCGGCGACGAGGTGGAGGTGGCCCTGGACTCTATAGAGAACGGCCACGGCCAGATCCGCCTGTCGCGGGAAAAGGCAAAGTGGCAACGGGTCTGGGGGCGCCTGGAGGAGGCGTACCGGGAGAGCGCCAATGTCCGCGGCCATATCGTCGATCGCGTCAAGGGAGGGTTTATCGTCAGCATCGAGGGTGTGCGCGCTTTTCTTCCGGCCTCTCTGCTGGACATCGCCCACAGTCGGGAACTCTCGGAGCTGGGGGCTCAGGAATGGGATTTCCGGATCATCAAGTTGGAGCGGCGCCATAACAACGTCGTGGTATCGCGCCGCACCACGGAGGCGCGTTCGGTCATGGAGACCCTTAAGGAAGGCGAGGTGGTCAAGGGCGTGGTCAAGAACCTCACGGATTACGGCGCCTTCCTGGACATCGGCGGGATTGACGGCCTCTTGCACGTGACCGACATGTCCTGGAAACGGTTGCGCAACCCCTCCGATGCCGTCGCTGTCGGCGACGAATACGATGTGAAACTGCTCAAGGTGGACCGGGAACGCAACCGCATTTCGCTGGGGCTGAAGCAGATGCGGGAGGACCCGTGGAGCAACCTGGTCAAGCGCTATCCGCAGGGCAAGCGATTGCGCGGCAAGGTGACCAACATCGTGGACTATGGCTGCTTTGTGGAACTGGAGGAGGGCGTGGAGGGTCTGGTGCATATTTCCGAGATGGACTGGACGCGCAAGAGCGCGCATCCTGGCAAATTGGTGCACATGGACCAGGAAGTGGAGGTAGAGGTGCTGGGCATTAGCGAAGAGAAGCGGCGCATCTCGTTGGGCATGAAGCAATGCCGTCCCAACCCGTGGCAGGAGTTCAACAATAAGTACAAGAAGGGCGACCGGCTCCAGGGCAAACTCCGGGCCATTACCGATTTCGGGATTTTTCTGGGGCTGGATGGCGGGCTGGCCGGCTTGGTGCATGTCTCCGACCTTTCCTGGACGGGGCGCAACGAGGAGTGCTTGCAGGCGTACAACAACCGCCACGGCGAGAGCTTCGACGCGGTGTTGCTGGCGGTGGACCTGGAGCGGGAGCGGATTTCGCTGGGCATCAAGCAGCTGGAACCGGATCCCTTCGCCGCTTACATCGCCGAGCACTCCAAAGGCAGCGTGGTCAGCGGTGAAGTGAAGACGGTAGAGGAAAGCGGGGTCGAGTTGGCGCTCGCCCCTGACGTAACGGGCCAGGTCAAGGTGGCGGACCTGTCGCTGGACGAGGAAGTGCGGGATGCCCGCAAGATCGCCAAGGTGGGCGACACCCTGACGGCTAAATTGACCCATATAGACCGCAAGAGGCGCACGCTCCAACTATCCGTGCGGGAGCAGAAGAGCGACGAGGAAAAAGCCGCGGTGCGGGAGTACAGCGCGGGGAACCCGCGCATCGTGGCCAAACTTGGGGAACTGTTCAAGAGGCAGTTGAAGAAATGAAGCCGGTGCCCGCGGTAACGATGGCTGGCGGCCAGGAAGCGGACAACGGCGACATGACGCGGTCGAAATTGATCCAGAGCCTGGTGCGCAAGCAGAGGCAGCTCGGCCACAAGGACGTGGACCTTGCCGTCAAGGTCATGCTGGAATACCTGTCCCTTTCGCTGGCTAACGGGCGGCGCATCGAGATCCGCGGTTTCGGCAGCTTCTGTCTGCATTACCGCGGGCCGCGGCTCGGCCGCAACCCGATGACCGGCGCCACCGTTTCCCTGCCCGGCAAGCATACGCCGTACTTCAAGTCGGGCAAGTTGCTGCGCGCGCGGGTGGACACCGTGCCCCCGTCTTTTTGACCCGGCACTCCCGCTGGCGATGGCCGTTCCTTTTTCTCTAGGCTCCCGGTACCGTTGGCGCGATGTCGCCGCCGGAGGCGGAGCGGGGGAGGGGCCGCTGTGATCCGTCTCCTGTTGCGCATGTTCTACCTGCTCTTGTTCCTGGGGGCGTTGCTGGTGACCGTGATCTGGGGGCGGCGGAACGCGCAGCCGGTTACCCTGGACTACTACTGGGGGCAGGCGGAGATGCCGCTGGCGGCTGTGTTCCTGGGTGGCCTGATCGTGGGGGCGTTGTTGAGCATGTTGGTCGGCGGCCTTACCGTCGCGGCCTTGCGGTTGCAAAACTGGCGCCTGAGCCGGCAATTGGCCCGGCGCCCGGAGTTGCCCGGCGAGCCGCCGTCGGGCGCGGCTGCCGCGACGCCGCCCGGGGCGCCGCCCGGGGCGGCTTCCAAAGTGATCCCCGGGGCGGTGCCCGGGATGGCGCCGGGGGCACCTGTCGGTGCGGCGCCTGCCGCCTGGCGGCGCTTCGCCCCTGTTTCCGACAAAGAATCTTGACCCTGGACCTGCTCTGGCTGCTGTTGCCGGTCGCTGCCGGCTCCGGATGGTGGGTGGCGCGTCTTGAGTCGGGGCAACGGGCGCCGCCGCCGCGCGACTTCTCTGCCGAGTATTCCCGCGGTCTGAACTACGTGCTGAACGAGCAGCAGGACAAGGCCATCGAGGTCTTTGTCCGCATGCTGGAGAGCGATGCCGGCACGGTGGACACCCACCTGGCCTTGGGTAACCTGTTCCGCCGCCGCGGCGAGGTGGACCGCGCGATCCGCATTCACCAGAGCCTGATTGCGCGGCCCCGCCTGGGGCATGGCCAGCGGGTGCTGGCGATGCAGGAACTGGGGATGGACTACCTGCGCCTGGGCTTGCTGGACCGCGCCGAGAATATCTTCAAGGAGGTCGTCAACAGCGGCGAGCAGTATTTGTCTTCGGGGTTGGGCAGTCTGTTGGAGGTCTATCAGCAGGAGCGGGACTGGGAGCTGGCAATCGCCACCGCTGGTCGTCTGGGTGCCGCTACTGGCAGGGATGTGGGGCCTATGATCGCCCAGTTTCAATGCGAGCGGGCCGAGGTCTGCCTGGAACGGTGGCAGGAGGAGAAGGCGTGGGACTGCCTGCGGCGGGCGCTGGAATCTGACCCTTGTTGCGTGCGCGCCAGCCTGTTGGTCATGCGGATGCACCGCGACCGGGGCGAATTCCGCCGCTCCCTGGCCGTCCTGCACCGGGTCGAACAGCAGGACCCGGATTACCTGCCGGAGGCGATACCGCCGTTGCTGGATTGCTACGAGCGGCTCGGAGAGCGGCGGGAGTGCATCGAATACCTGCGCGGCAATTACGAGCGTTGCGGCAGCCCGGCTGTGCTGCTGGCTCTGGTCCGGTTGTTGGCGGAGGAAGGAGAACGGGAGCATGCGGTCCGTTTTCTGTCCAGCGAACTGAAGCGCCGGCCTTCGATCCAGGGGATTGACCAGTTGCTGGAGTACGTGGGCGCGCTGGCGCGGGGGGCGACCCGGGAGGGGTTGCAGGCCGTGTGCGAGATCACCCGCCGGCTGGTTGGCGAGGCGCCTGCCTACAAATGCTGGCAATGCGGCTTTGTAGGACGCACCCTGCACTGGCAGTGCCCCCGCTGCCGCAATTGGAATACGGTCAAGCCGCTGCAGGGTGTAGGCATTGCCTGAGCCGCCGCGCATCATCGCCGCCCTGGACTTTGCCGCGGCGGACGATGCGCTTCGTTTTGCCGGGCAGTTGGACCCGCGGCGCTGCGCCCTGAAGGTGGGGCACTCCCTGTATGCCCGTGCCGGCGCGCCGTTGCTGGGGCGCCTGGCAGCGGACGGCTTCCGAGTGTTTCTAGACTTGAAATTGCACGATATCCCCTCCGTGGTCGCGGCCGGGTGCCGAGCGGCGGCAGACATGGGGGTATGGATGATTGACGTCCATGCGGCCAGCGGCCCGCGCGCGCTGGCCGCGGCGCGGGAGTCTCTGGAGAACCTGGAGGGCCGCCGTCCCTTGCTGGTGGCAGTTACCGTCCTGACCAGCCTGGACGAGGCCGAGTTGCGTATCCTGGGGGTGGAGCGGACGCTATCGGAGCAGGTGCTGCTCCTGGCGGAACTTGCTCGCGACGGCGGTTTGGACGGCGTCGTGTGCTCGGCGCGCGAGGCGCCCGCGCTGCGGGCGCGGTGCGGCGCGGATTTTTGCCTGGTGACGCCGGGGATTCGCACGGCCTCCCAGCCGGCGGACGACCAGCGCCGGGCGGCGACGCCGGCCGAGGCAGTACGCAACGGCGCTGACTACTTGGTGGTGGGGAGAGGTCTGTTGCACGCCGCCGACCCGGCGGCGGCGCTGGAGCGGCTGACGGACGAAGTCGAGCGGGTCGCCAGGGCATCGTGAGCGGCGGCGCCGGGGAGGCCTGTAGCCCGCTGGCCCCGCCCCTGCCGGCACGGGCGGGGGAGGCGCTGTTCTGGGGAGGTCTGCATGGCAGCGCCGTCGCCCTGGCTGTCGCCCAGGCGGCCTGCGCCGCGCCCGGGCCGCTGTTGCTGGTGACAGCGGCGCCGCTGACGGCCGACCGGTTGCGCGAAGAATTGGGCTTCTTCCTGGCTGGCAGGGAGCTGCCCCTGCTGAATTTTCCGGACTGGGAGACCCTGCCCTACGACTGCCTCTCCCCCTGTGCCGATATCGTGTCCGGGCGCCTGGAGACGCTGGCGCGGCTGCCGACGCTGGAACGAGGGATCGTGATCGTGCCGGCGGCCACCCTGGCGCACCGCCTGGCGCCGTCCGGCTATGTGGCGTCTCGCAGTTTGCTGTTGGAGCGCGGCCGGCGGATGCCGCTGGCCCGCTTTCGGGAGCGGCTGGAACGAGGCAGCTACCGCTTCGTTTCCCAAGTGTTGGAGCGGGGCGAGGCGGCGGTGCGCGGCGCCATCGTGGACGTATTCCCCATGGGGGCCGAATTCCCCTGCCGCATCGAGTGGCTGGACGAAGAGATCGAATCGCTGCGTTTCTTCGACCCGGAGACTCAGCTCTCCCTGCGGCGCACCGATGCGTTACGCATCCTGCCGGGCCTCGAATTCCCCGTGGACGAGGGGGCCCGTACCGGCTTTCGGACCCGGTGGCGCCAGGCATTCTCCGGAAACCCGTTGGATTACCGCCTCTACCGGGAGGTAGGCGAGGGCAGGCTGCCCGCCGGCATCCAGTATTATTTGCCGTTGTTCCATCCGCGTCTCGGCAGCCTGTGGGATTACCTGCCGGACAACACGCTGGCGGTATTCGAGGAGGAGGCTCTGGCGGCTGCCGAACGCTTTTGGCAAGATGCCGGCGACCGTTACCGGGCGCGCCGGGACGGGGAGCGCGATTCTCCGCCGTTGCCGCCGGAATCTCTGTTTCTGTCGCCGGACGAATTGACCGCTCGCCTCGATGGGCTGGCCCGGGTCGAGTTTCGGGCCATGGCCAGGGAGCCGCGGGAGGGCGCCGTCAATTTCGGCACCCGGCTCCCGGAGCCAGTGCCGGTCACGGCTGGCGGCGGGCCGCCGCTGGCCCTGTTGCGGAACTTCCTGGCAGACTTCCCCGGGCGCGTGCTGTTGGCCGCGGCCACGCCGGGGATGGCGGCGGAACTGTCCGAGCTGCTCTCCCGGGCGGGCACGCCGCCGCGGCAGCGCGAGGGGTGGGACCAGTTCCTGGCCGGCGACGAACGCCTCGGCATTCTGGTCGCGCCGCTGGAGCACGGGCTGCGCCTGGAGTCGCAGCCGCTTGCCGTGCTCGGCGAGCGGCAGCTATTCGGGGAGCGTGCCCGCCGGCGGCGGACGCGCCGCGCCGCCCGGCGGGTGGCGCCGGAAGAAGATCTGCACGGCCTGGCCGAGATGACGCCGGTGGTCCACGACGATTACGGAGTCGGGCGGTACCGGGGCTTGGTCGTGTTGGAGCCGCACGGAGTGCCGGCCGAGTTCATTTGCCTGGAATATGCCGGCGGCGACCGCCTGTATGTGTCGGTCGCCTCGTTGAACCGGCTGCATCGCTACACCGGGGCGGATCCGGAACATGCGCCGTTGCACAAGCTGGGCGGCAAGCAATGGCAGCGCGCGCGCGGCCGTGCCCTGCGTCAGATCCGCGACAGCGCCGCCGAACTGCTGGCCCAGCATGCCCGCCGCGCCGCCGTCACAGGCCGTGTCTTTACGGTGGACACCGACCGTTACGCGGCCTTTTGCCGGGGGTTCCCATTCGAGGAAACGGCGGATCAGGAGGATGCCATCTCCAAGGTGCTGGACGACATGCAGCAGCCGCGGCCCATGGACCGGTTGCTGGCCGGAGATTCCGGCTTCGGCAAGACGGAGGTGGCGCTGCGCGCCGCTTTCGTAGCCGTGGACAACGGCTGCCAGGTCGCCGTGCTGGCGCCCACCACGCTGCTGGTGCAGCAACACTACCGGAACTTCCGGGACCGGTTTGCCGATTGGCCGGTGCGAGTGGCCCGATTGTCGCGCTTTTCCGGCGGCGCCGGCGCCCGCGAAACCCTGGCCGGTCTGGCGGACGGCGCCGTGGACATCGTAATCGGCACGCACAAACTGTTGCAGGATCGCGTGCGCTACCGGCGGCTGGGTCTGGTGATCCTGGACGAAGAGCACCGCTTCGGCGTGCGCCAGAAGGAGCGCCTGCGGGCCGTGCGCGCCGACGCGGACGTCCTGTCGTTGACGGCGACGCCGATCCCGCGCACGCTGGACATGGCGCTCTCCGGCATCCGCGAGTTCTCGGTGCTCTCCACTGCGCCCGCGCACCGCCTGCCGGTGTGCACCATGGTCCGCGAGTGGGACGATTCCCTGCTGCGCGAGGCCATCTTGCGCGAGTTGCGGCGCGGCGGACAGATATATTTTGTGCATAATCGAATCGAGACCATTGACAGGGCCGCGGAGCGCGTCGCCGCCCTGGTGCCGGACTGCGAATTGCGGGTCGCTCACGGCAGGCTGCCCGAGGCGCAACTGGAACGCATCATGTTGGACTTTTACCGCCGGCGGTTTCAGCTATTGGTCTGCACCACTATTGTGGAGAACGGCATAGACGTCCCCACCGCCAACACCCTGATCGTGGACCGGGCGCACCGCATGGGGTTGGCGCAGCTCTACCAGTTGCGCGGTCGGGTAGGCCGTTCGCATCACAACGCCTACGCCTATATGCTGATTCCGCCGCGCAAGGTTCTGCCGGGGGACGCCTTGCGGCGGCTGGAGGCCATCGAATCTCTGGATTCGCTGGGGATCGGCTTCACCCTGGCGGTGCACGACCTGGAGATTCGCGGCGCCGGGGCCCTGTTGGGGGAGGAACAGAGCGGCCACATCGCGCAGATCGGTTACGGTTCTTACATGGAACTGCTGCGCGGCGCCGTCGCCGACCAGCGTTGCGGCCGCGGCGCCCCGCCCGATTTTCGCGCCCCGGGCGGCACGGAGGTGGAATTGCGGGTGGCGGCTTTATTGCCGGAGGACTATATGCCGGACATTCAGTTGCGCCTGGCCTTTTACAAGCGCATCTCCGGGGCGGCGGACGATGCCGAACTGGCGAACTTGCGCGCCGAATTGATCGATCGCTTCGGGACGTTGCCGGAGCCGGCCGAGAATCTGTTGCGGATCGGTTCCTTGCGCCGCCGTGCCGAATCCCTGGGGCTGCGCCGGGTCGAATTGAACCGGGTCGGCGGCAGCGTCTCCTTCCGGGCCCCGGACGCCAGGGATATTTCCCGCTTGATCCGCTTGGTGCAGCAGGAGCCGCAACGTTACCGCTTGGCGGGCGACGGGGAACGGCTGCGCATCACCACCGACCTGTCCAGCCCGCGGGCGCGCCTGCATTGTTTTTCCGATCTGTTGGACCGCCTGTGTCCGCCGCCGGCCGCCTGAGCTCTGCGCCGCTGCTGTTGCTGGCGCTGCTGCTGTTGCCGCCGGCCGCTGCTGCCGACTACCGTCTGGAGGTGATCGTATTCGAATCCCTGTACCCGCTTGCCGAAGGCGAACTCCTGGCCGACGACCGCCGCCCGGAGCCGCAGGGCGGTGTCTCCCTGCCGTTTTTCGGATTTCCCGGGGAGGAGGCAGCCCCGGGGGATGCGTCCTCCGCACCGGCCGGCTACGCGCCGCTCGCCAGCGCCGACTACCGGTTGTACGGCGTCTTTTCGGTCCTGGAACGCGCCCCGGGCTACCGGCCCTTATTGCACCTGGCCTGGCGTCAGCCCGGTCACCGGCGTTCCGCACCGCTGCGCTTGCCGGGCACGGGCCTGCCTTGTGCCGGCGTTGCGCCTCCTGCCGTTCCCCCGGACGCGGCGCCGGCCGCGGCTGCCGCGCCGGCCGGCCCCGCAGGGCAGTCCCTGCTGGCAGGCACCGTGCGTCTGCGCGACGCGGGCCGGCTGTTCCTGGACTTGGAACTCAGCTACCGTCCCTGCGCGGAGGCATCGGTCGGCGGCCGGGCGCGCTTGTCGCAGAGCAGGCGGATACTGCTGGATCGCCTGTACTACTTTGACCATCCCCTGCTGGGAGTCCTGGTACAGGTGGAGCGCATTTGAACGCCGCATCCGGGCGCTGCGGCTTTCCGGCGGGGCCGGGGCACTCTTGCCGCCGGCGGTCGGCAGGAGAGGGCGGCGGAACGGAGCCGGCGGGCAGGGGGATTTCCTCCGCGCCGCTTACTCCCGCCTACTCCGCCGCCGCGCCGGCGAACAGCGCTTTTAGCAGGCGCTGCACTTTGCCGATGGCCGCCTGTAGCTGGGCGCGGATCCGCTCCATGTTCGGCGGCGCGCTCGCGCACCCGGCCGCCCAGTTGCTTACCAGCGCGCAACAGGCGTAGGGCAATTCCAATTCCCGCGCCAGCGCCGCCTCGGGCATGCCGGTCATGCCGACGATGTCGCAGCCGTCGCGGCGCAGACGCCGGATCTCGGCGGCGCTTTCCAGGCGCGGTCCCTGGGTGGCGCCGTAGGCGCCCCCGTCGTGCGGTTGCAGGTCGGCGGCGCGTCCGGCCGCCAGCAACTCCCGGCGCAGGGCCGCGCTGTACGGGTGGGTAAAGTCCACGTGCAGAGGCGGCCCCTCCGCCGCCGTCCAGAAGCTGGCGGCGCGTCCCCAAGTGTAATCTATCAGTTGATCGGGGATGACGATGCGCCCGGGGCGCATCTGCGGCGCAATCCCGCCGACCGCATTGACCGCGATCACCTGCGTCGCGCCCTGCTCGCGCAGTGCCCACAGATTCGCCCGGTAGTTGATCTCATGCGGCGGGATGAGGTGCGGCCGGCCGTGCCGGGCCAGAAAGATCGTCTCGCGGCCGGCGCAACGGCCGCGCAACAAAGGCGCCGACGGCGGGCCGTAGGGAGTTTCCGGCAGCGTCTCGTCCAGCGGCACCCATTCTTGCAGGTCCTCCAGGCCGGAACCGCCAATCACCGCGGCGATCTCGGCTGCGCGGCTCATCGGGTCTCTGGCGGCAACATGTAGATCCCGGGGCAATTGCGCAGGTAGCCGCGATAGTCCATGCCGTAGCCCACCACGTACCGGTCCGGCACTTCCAGGCCGTAGAAGTCAGCCTCGAGCCGCGACCGGCAGCGCTTTTTGACCAACACGGCGCTCAATACTCGTGCCGCCCCCTGCTTGCGGCATTCCCGCACTGCCGCCTCCAGGGTATTCCCCTTGTCTAGAATGTCGTCCAGCAACAGCACGGTGCGCCCTCGCACGGCGGCATCGGGGCGGCGCATCCACTGCAGCCTGCCGCCGCGGACGCCGCCCCGGTAGCGCCCCAGGTGCAGGTAATCGAGTTGCAGCGGGAAGCGCAGCCGGGGCAGCAGCAGGCCGGCAGGCACCAGTCCGCCGTGCATGAGGCACAGCACCAGGGGCGCGCTGTCGGCCAGCGCGGCGTTCAAGCCGTCAGCCATGCGTTCCAGGGCGCGTTCCACCGCAGTGGCGTCGTGCAGCCGTTCCGCCCGTTCCAGGAGCCGCCAGGGGGCGTCGGTCGCGGCGCCGCTCACGGTCGCCCCGGCGCCCGCGGGCGGCGGCGCGGCGCAGCGGTCAGGGCGCCGTTCATGCCGTGGCGCCACAGGCTGTCGCCCTGCCTCGCGTCGGCGCCGGCGGTATTCGAGGCGCAGGGATGGATGACCGCATTTCTTGTTCCGGCGCGCGCCACCGGGCCTTGCGCCTTCCATCTCTGTGCCCGGCGCCGGTATGGCAATGAACGCAAGCGCATTCCATGGATGGTAGCACGATGCCCGCTCCGATCCCGTGCCGGGGCCTGTTTTTGCGGCCCCCCTTCCCAAAAGGGATTCCCATGTAAAATATCCGTCATGCGCGCCCATGACGAATGCGCCCGCGACGGCGGCAACGCCGCTTTTGCCATACCGTTTAGAGCCGCGGCCCTTGCAATCCCGGCCCTGCTCCTGGCAATGCCAGTGTCGGCGGCGTCTGGCAACAAACTTCTGGACGGCGATTTCTGGGCAACGGCGACGCCTGGCGAGGTGCGGGCGCTGCTGGACGGCGGCGCGGATCTCCAGGCCGTGGACGAGCTCCAGGGCGCAACGCCGCTACACCACGCCGCATTCCACAGCCCGGTGCCCGAGGTGGTAGCGCTGCTGCTCGAGCGCGGCGCGGACATCGAGGCGCGCGCTGCGTATGGCTCCACGCCGTTGCACTTCGCCGCGGGCTTTAACAAAGAGCCCGGGGTGACGGCGCTGTTGCTCGAGCGCGGGGCGAATATCGAGGCCCGCGGCGACGATTCCGGCGCCACACCGCTGTACCTGGCCGCGGGGCTGAACGAGTCGCCCGCCGTGGTGGCGCTGTTGCTCGAGCGCGGGGCAAATGTCGAGGCCAGGGACAACATCGGAACGACGCCGCTGCATCATGCCGCCGAGCGCCGCGAGACGCCCGCGGTAGTGAAACTGCTCCTGGATCGCGGCGCGGACGTCAACGCGCGCAGCCCGAGCGGCTACACGCCGTTACATTTGGCCGCTATCGGCAATGCGCCCTTCCTGGGCAATGCGCCCGGCAATGCGCCCGCCGTAGTGGCGCTGCTGCTCGACCGCGGCGCGGAGCTTGAGGCG contains:
- the cmk gene encoding (d)CMP kinase, translated to MAKPPVVALDGPVGTGKGTLGIRLASWLGWHYLDSGVLYRLTALLAQRRGIGLDDEQALARLAERSRFRQRLRDGAVQALLAGEDVGALLRGEDCARQASRVAAHPAVRRALLARQLRLRRRPGLVADGRDMGTVVFPDAPLKFFLTASAGERARRRGKQLKSMGMNVSLRHLTAEIARRDERDSRRTVAPLRPADDAVVVDTTGLDEDAVFKRCAGLAAERFGRPRLP
- the rpsA gene encoding 30S ribosomal protein S1; this encodes MSESFAELFESSGLADGLRPGSIVSGRVERIGDDMVMVDVRLKSEGRIPIEQFQDERGELEVAVGDEVEVALDSIENGHGQIRLSREKAKWQRVWGRLEEAYRESANVRGHIVDRVKGGFIVSIEGVRAFLPASLLDIAHSRELSELGAQEWDFRIIKLERRHNNVVVSRRTTEARSVMETLKEGEVVKGVVKNLTDYGAFLDIGGIDGLLHVTDMSWKRLRNPSDAVAVGDEYDVKLLKVDRERNRISLGLKQMREDPWSNLVKRYPQGKRLRGKVTNIVDYGCFVELEEGVEGLVHISEMDWTRKSAHPGKLVHMDQEVEVEVLGISEEKRRISLGMKQCRPNPWQEFNNKYKKGDRLQGKLRAITDFGIFLGLDGGLAGLVHVSDLSWTGRNEECLQAYNNRHGESFDAVLLAVDLERERISLGIKQLEPDPFAAYIAEHSKGSVVSGEVKTVEESGVELALAPDVTGQVKVADLSLDEEVRDARKIAKVGDTLTAKLTHIDRKRRTLQLSVREQKSDEEKAAVREYSAGNPRIVAKLGELFKRQLKK
- a CDS encoding integration host factor subunit beta, whose protein sequence is MTRSKLIQSLVRKQRQLGHKDVDLAVKVMLEYLSLSLANGRRIEIRGFGSFCLHYRGPRLGRNPMTGATVSLPGKHTPYFKSGKLLRARVDTVPPSF
- a CDS encoding LapA family protein; the protein is MIRLLLRMFYLLLFLGALLVTVIWGRRNAQPVTLDYYWGQAEMPLAAVFLGGLIVGALLSMLVGGLTVAALRLQNWRLSRQLARRPELPGEPPSGAAAATPPGAPPGAASKVIPGAVPGMAPGAPVGAAPAAWRRFAPVSDKES
- the lapB gene encoding lipopolysaccharide assembly protein LapB, producing the protein MTLDLLWLLLPVAAGSGWWVARLESGQRAPPPRDFSAEYSRGLNYVLNEQQDKAIEVFVRMLESDAGTVDTHLALGNLFRRRGEVDRAIRIHQSLIARPRLGHGQRVLAMQELGMDYLRLGLLDRAENIFKEVVNSGEQYLSSGLGSLLEVYQQERDWELAIATAGRLGAATGRDVGPMIAQFQCERAEVCLERWQEEKAWDCLRRALESDPCCVRASLLVMRMHRDRGEFRRSLAVLHRVEQQDPDYLPEAIPPLLDCYERLGERRECIEYLRGNYERCGSPAVLLALVRLLAEEGEREHAVRFLSSELKRRPSIQGIDQLLEYVGALARGATREGLQAVCEITRRLVGEAPAYKCWQCGFVGRTLHWQCPRCRNWNTVKPLQGVGIA
- the pyrF gene encoding orotidine-5'-phosphate decarboxylase translates to MPEPPRIIAALDFAAADDALRFAGQLDPRRCALKVGHSLYARAGAPLLGRLAADGFRVFLDLKLHDIPSVVAAGCRAAADMGVWMIDVHAASGPRALAAARESLENLEGRRPLLVAVTVLTSLDEAELRILGVERTLSEQVLLLAELARDGGLDGVVCSAREAPALRARCGADFCLVTPGIRTASQPADDQRRAATPAEAVRNGADYLVVGRGLLHAADPAAALERLTDEVERVARAS
- the mfd gene encoding transcription-repair coupling factor, with product MSGGAGEACSPLAPPLPARAGEALFWGGLHGSAVALAVAQAACAAPGPLLLVTAAPLTADRLREELGFFLAGRELPLLNFPDWETLPYDCLSPCADIVSGRLETLARLPTLERGIVIVPAATLAHRLAPSGYVASRSLLLERGRRMPLARFRERLERGSYRFVSQVLERGEAAVRGAIVDVFPMGAEFPCRIEWLDEEIESLRFFDPETQLSLRRTDALRILPGLEFPVDEGARTGFRTRWRQAFSGNPLDYRLYREVGEGRLPAGIQYYLPLFHPRLGSLWDYLPDNTLAVFEEEALAAAERFWQDAGDRYRARRDGERDSPPLPPESLFLSPDELTARLDGLARVEFRAMAREPREGAVNFGTRLPEPVPVTAGGGPPLALLRNFLADFPGRVLLAAATPGMAAELSELLSRAGTPPRQREGWDQFLAGDERLGILVAPLEHGLRLESQPLAVLGERQLFGERARRRRTRRAARRVAPEEDLHGLAEMTPVVHDDYGVGRYRGLVVLEPHGVPAEFICLEYAGGDRLYVSVASLNRLHRYTGADPEHAPLHKLGGKQWQRARGRALRQIRDSAAELLAQHARRAAVTGRVFTVDTDRYAAFCRGFPFEETADQEDAISKVLDDMQQPRPMDRLLAGDSGFGKTEVALRAAFVAVDNGCQVAVLAPTTLLVQQHYRNFRDRFADWPVRVARLSRFSGGAGARETLAGLADGAVDIVIGTHKLLQDRVRYRRLGLVILDEEHRFGVRQKERLRAVRADADVLSLTATPIPRTLDMALSGIREFSVLSTAPAHRLPVCTMVREWDDSLLREAILRELRRGGQIYFVHNRIETIDRAAERVAALVPDCELRVAHGRLPEAQLERIMLDFYRRRFQLLVCTTIVENGIDVPTANTLIVDRAHRMGLAQLYQLRGRVGRSHHNAYAYMLIPPRKVLPGDALRRLEAIESLDSLGIGFTLAVHDLEIRGAGALLGEEQSGHIAQIGYGSYMELLRGAVADQRCGRGAPPDFRAPGGTEVELRVAALLPEDYMPDIQLRLAFYKRISGAADDAELANLRAELIDRFGTLPEPAENLLRIGSLRRRAESLGLRRVELNRVGGSVSFRAPDARDISRLIRLVQQEPQRYRLAGDGERLRITTDLSSPRARLHCFSDLLDRLCPPPAA
- a CDS encoding CsiV family protein, yielding MSAAGRLSSAPLLLLALLLLPPAAAADYRLEVIVFESLYPLAEGELLADDRRPEPQGGVSLPFFGFPGEEAAPGDASSAPAGYAPLASADYRLYGVFSVLERAPGYRPLLHLAWRQPGHRRSAPLRLPGTGLPCAGVAPPAVPPDAAPAAAAAPAGPAGQSLLAGTVRLRDAGRLFLDLELSYRPCAEASVGGRARLSQSRRILLDRLYYFDHPLLGVLVQVERI
- a CDS encoding S-methyl-5'-thioinosine phosphorylase; the encoded protein is MSRAAEIAAVIGGSGLEDLQEWVPLDETLPETPYGPPSAPLLRGRCAGRETIFLARHGRPHLIPPHEINYRANLWALREQGATQVIAVNAVGGIAPQMRPGRIVIPDQLIDYTWGRAASFWTAAEGPPLHVDFTHPYSAALRRELLAAGRAADLQPHDGGAYGATQGPRLESAAEIRRLRRDGCDIVGMTGMPEAALARELELPYACCALVSNWAAGCASAPPNMERIRAQLQAAIGKVQRLLKALFAGAAAE
- a CDS encoding hypoxanthine-guanine phosphoribosyltransferase, whose product is MSGAATDAPWRLLERAERLHDATAVERALERMADGLNAALADSAPLVLCLMHGGLVPAGLLLPRLRFPLQLDYLHLGRYRGGVRGGRLQWMRRPDAAVRGRTVLLLDDILDKGNTLEAAVRECRKQGAARVLSAVLVKKRCRSRLEADFYGLEVPDRYVVGYGMDYRGYLRNCPGIYMLPPETR